One genomic segment of Roseovarius carneus includes these proteins:
- a CDS encoding ligase-associated DNA damage response exonuclease, translated as MFRPMVLEFKPQGIYCPAGDFFIDPWSPVDRALITHGHADHAREGHNRYLATDIAAPVMRHRLGDITLDTMPYGEVREIGGARVSFHPAGHIPGSAQIRVEVGGEVWVVSGDYKTTPDRLSTPFEPVRCHSFITECTFGLPVFTWPSEEETAAEINAWWAANAATGTYSLLGAYSLGKAQRLLSLLDPAIAPILTHGAVEATNAILRGQGLHLPDTTHVTPELDPKTHPGALILAPPGVLAGNWARRFRPASTGFASGWMRLRGVRRRRSVDRGFVMSDHADWAGLNEAIKSTGAENIYPTHGYTDIFARWLSDQGYNAQPVPTEFTGEMLEEDGA; from the coding sequence ATGTTCCGACCCATGGTTCTGGAATTCAAACCCCAAGGCATCTACTGCCCCGCTGGCGATTTTTTCATTGATCCGTGGTCCCCGGTGGACCGCGCCTTGATCACACACGGCCATGCAGACCACGCCCGCGAAGGGCACAACCGCTATCTCGCCACGGATATCGCGGCCCCGGTGATGCGCCACCGCCTCGGGGATATCACCCTTGATACCATGCCTTACGGCGAGGTGCGCGAAATTGGCGGCGCGCGCGTCTCGTTCCATCCGGCGGGCCACATTCCCGGCTCCGCCCAGATCCGCGTTGAAGTAGGTGGCGAGGTCTGGGTCGTGTCGGGCGACTATAAGACCACGCCAGACCGGCTCAGCACCCCGTTTGAGCCTGTGCGCTGCCATAGCTTCATCACCGAATGCACGTTTGGTTTGCCGGTCTTCACTTGGCCCTCCGAGGAGGAGACAGCCGCCGAGATCAACGCATGGTGGGCGGCCAATGCGGCGACGGGCACATATTCGCTCCTCGGGGCCTATTCGCTGGGCAAGGCGCAGCGGCTCTTGTCGCTCCTCGATCCAGCCATCGCGCCCATCCTCACCCACGGCGCGGTTGAGGCCACGAACGCCATCCTGCGCGGTCAGGGCCTGCACCTGCCGGACACGACCCATGTCACCCCCGAGCTTGACCCCAAGACCCATCCCGGCGCGCTGATCCTCGCCCCACCCGGCGTATTGGCGGGCAATTGGGCGCGCCGTTTCCGCCCGGCCTCGACCGGATTTGCCAGCGGATGGATGCGCCTGCGCGGGGTCCGGCGGCGGCGCAGCGTGGACCGTGGGTTTGTGATGTCCGACCACGCCGACTGGGCCGGGCTGAACGAAGCGATTAAATCTACAGGCGCTGAAAACATATACCCTACGCATGGTTACACCGATATCTTCGCGCGATGGCTGAGCGATCAGGGCTATAATGCACAGCCCGTTCCAACCGAGTTCACTGGCGAGATGCTTGAGGAAGACGGCGCATGA
- a CDS encoding fumarylacetoacetate hydrolase family protein produces the protein MRFVRFGEVGAERPGVLDSAGGLRDLSGVVDDLAGDVLAALPDVDPQGLPGVEGNPRLGPPVGQVGKLVGIGLNYSDHAAEAGMDPPKEPILFMKATSSIVGPYDDVLLPRGSEKGDWEVELGVVIGKRAKYVSEAKALDHVAGYMIINDVSERAFQIERGGQWTKGKCADTFGPMGPWLVTPDEVGDPQDLDLTLDLNGAAVQRGHTSRMIFGVAHIISYVSHFMSLNPGDVIATGTPAGVGMGMRPQQFLREGDVMELGISRLGRQRQVVGRDG, from the coding sequence ATGCGGTTTGTGAGATTTGGCGAGGTGGGGGCGGAGCGTCCCGGAGTTTTGGACAGCGCGGGGGGACTGCGGGATCTGTCGGGCGTGGTGGATGATCTGGCGGGCGATGTTCTGGCCGCGCTGCCGGATGTGGACCCGCAGGGCCTGCCGGGTGTTGAGGGCAACCCGCGCTTGGGGCCGCCCGTGGGGCAGGTGGGTAAGCTGGTTGGGATTGGGCTCAATTATTCGGATCATGCGGCGGAGGCGGGGATGGATCCGCCGAAGGAGCCGATCCTTTTCATGAAGGCCACATCCTCGATCGTTGGCCCCTATGATGATGTGCTGTTGCCGCGCGGGTCGGAGAAGGGCGATTGGGAGGTGGAGCTTGGTGTGGTGATCGGAAAGCGCGCAAAATATGTGAGCGAGGCTAAGGCCTTGGATCATGTGGCGGGCTATATGATCATCAACGATGTGTCCGAGCGCGCATTTCAGATCGAGCGCGGTGGGCAGTGGACCAAGGGCAAATGCGCCGACACGTTCGGGCCGATGGGTCCGTGGCTTGTGACCCCTGATGAGGTGGGTGATCCTCAGGATCTGGACCTCACACTTGATCTGAATGGCGCGGCAGTGCAGCGGGGCCATACGTCCAGGATGATCTTTGGCGTGGCCCATATCATCAGCTATGTGAGCCATTTCATGAGCCTCAACCCGGGCGATGTGATCGCCACGGGCACGCCTGCGGGGGTCGGGATGGGGATGCGCCCTCAGCAGTTCCTGCGCGAGGGTGATGTGATGGAGCTTGGGATCAGCCGGCTTGGGCGGCAGCGGCAGGTGGTTGGCCGCGACGGCTAG
- a CDS encoding alpha/beta hydrolase, which translates to MLEPAPFYADVADPPPGGAAYWVRAGDGVRLRLGAFPKEGAQGTVFIFPGRTEYIEKYAFAAKALAARGFASIIIDWRGQGLSDRLAPDPMLGHVSFFSDYQRDVTAALAAAEALDLPRPWHLLAHSMGGCIGLRAVMTGMDVATCAFSGPMWGIQMKDILRPVAWSLGWSSRRIGLGALYAPGQKGVNYVQTEPFETNRLTNDPPMYQAMIDQTARYPELALGGPSIRWLHEALYECRALARLPSPDIPCVTVAGSGEDIVDVPRILDRMDRWPGSHLEMVGGGLHEPLMDTPTMRTYLFDMIADLYNNQRAPSRRGQPPAAAAQAG; encoded by the coding sequence ATGCTGGAGCCTGCGCCCTTCTACGCGGATGTGGCCGACCCGCCGCCCGGCGGGGCCGCCTATTGGGTGCGTGCGGGTGATGGCGTGCGCCTGCGCCTGGGCGCGTTTCCCAAAGAAGGCGCGCAGGGCACAGTGTTCATATTTCCGGGCCGCACGGAATATATCGAGAAATACGCCTTTGCCGCCAAGGCCCTGGCCGCGCGGGGCTTTGCATCGATCATCATCGACTGGCGCGGACAGGGGCTGTCGGATCGGCTCGCGCCCGACCCAATGCTGGGCCATGTGAGTTTCTTCTCGGATTATCAACGCGATGTAACGGCTGCGCTCGCCGCTGCTGAGGCGCTTGACCTGCCCCGCCCATGGCATCTTCTGGCTCATTCCATGGGGGGTTGCATCGGCCTGCGCGCCGTGATGACGGGGATGGATGTCGCCACTTGCGCCTTCTCTGGCCCGATGTGGGGCATCCAGATGAAGGATATCCTGCGCCCCGTCGCATGGTCGCTGGGCTGGAGCAGCCGCCGCATCGGCCTCGGGGCACTGTATGCGCCCGGCCAGAAGGGTGTGAATTACGTCCAGACTGAGCCGTTCGAGACCAACAGGTTGACCAATGATCCGCCGATGTATCAGGCGATGATCGACCAGACCGCGCGCTACCCCGAGCTGGCACTTGGCGGGCCGAGCATCAGGTGGCTGCATGAGGCGCTTTACGAGTGCAGGGCACTGGCCCGTCTGCCCTCACCCGATATTCCCTGCGTGACCGTGGCGGGCAGCGGCGAAGATATCGTCGATGTGCCACGGATACTCGATCGGATGGACCGCTGGCCAGGCAGCCATCTGGAAATGGTTGGCGGGGGGCTGCATGAGCCGTTGATGGATACGCCCACCATGCGGACATATCTCTTTGATATGATTGCCGATCTCTACAACAACCAGCGCGCGCCTAGCCGTCGCGGCCAACCACCTGCCGCTGCCGCCCAAGCCGGCTGA
- a CDS encoding SCP2 sterol-binding domain-containing protein has protein sequence MSETLDQAVAALNGKMAGKDFDGTAKFHITGEGSVVIDNSGARASEEDTDVTLTADADTFQSIMEGDLDPTAAFMSGKLAVDGDMGMAMKLGSVLG, from the coding sequence ATGAGCGAGACACTGGATCAGGCCGTCGCGGCCCTGAACGGCAAGATGGCGGGCAAGGATTTTGACGGCACAGCCAAGTTCCACATCACCGGCGAAGGCTCTGTTGTGATCGACAACTCCGGCGCGCGCGCCAGCGAAGAGGACACGGACGTGACCCTCACCGCCGATGCCGACACGTTCCAATCCATCATGGAAGGCGATCTGGACCCGACCGCCGCCTTCATGTCCGGTAAGCTGGCCGTGGATGGCGATATGGGCATGGCGATGAAGCTGGGCAGCGTTCTGGGCTGA
- a CDS encoding tetratricopeptide repeat protein, giving the protein MSIYRPFFQNIVAATLLLALFSAPGGAEEARLDLLYGQLKGAEAQDARRIGEEIRHELRKTGSPSMDLLVKRGRDAMEAGDMRGAIGHFTALTDHAPDFAEGWHMRSVVFARAGMPGLALADLERSLGLDPRNFAAIYSLGAVLEQVEQPELAREAYQRVAAIHPHFDDISETLSRLDEDLRGSDL; this is encoded by the coding sequence ATGAGCATATATAGGCCCTTTTTCCAGAACATCGTTGCGGCAACTCTGCTGCTTGCCCTCTTTTCTGCGCCCGGCGGGGCCGAGGAGGCGCGGCTTGATCTGTTATACGGTCAACTTAAGGGCGCAGAGGCGCAGGATGCGCGCCGCATCGGCGAGGAAATCCGCCATGAATTGCGCAAGACAGGCTCGCCCTCGATGGATTTGCTGGTCAAACGTGGACGTGATGCGATGGAGGCGGGCGATATGCGCGGCGCCATCGGGCATTTCACCGCTCTGACGGATCATGCGCCGGATTTCGCCGAAGGCTGGCATATGCGCTCGGTCGTCTTTGCCCGCGCCGGGATGCCGGGCCTCGCCTTGGCCGATCTTGAGCGGTCTCTTGGTCTTGATCCACGCAATTTTGCTGCGATCTATTCGCTCGGGGCGGTGCTGGAGCAGGTGGAGCAGCCCGAGCTTGCGCGCGAGGCCTATCAGCGCGTTGCGGCTATACATCCGCATTTCGACGACATATCAGAGACGCTGAGCCGTCTGGACGAGGATCTTCGCGGCTCTGATCTCTGA
- a CDS encoding helicase-related protein, with protein MAQPSRTLAVLGPTNTGKTHYAIERMLGYPTGVIGLPLRLLAREVYDKIVAIRGPSVVALVTGEERIVPPRAKYWVCTVEAMPEGMGADFVAIDEIQLCADPERGHVFTDRLLRMRGLRETQFLGAAAMRSVIAELVPEVEFIPRSRMSQLTYSGPKKISKLPPRTAIVGFSVENVYAIAELLRRQKGGAAVVMGALSPRTRNAQVDLYQNGEVDYLVATDAIGMGLNLDINHVAFSALAKFDGRRMRALMPNELGQIAGRAGRGMSNGTFGVTGEAPDLPEDMARAIMDHRFAPIRKLEWRSAALQMGSVAALIKSLEAKPEHELLARAREADDLNALRSLSEAPDVRDRATNGASVKLLWDVCRIPDFRGISQAEHAGLLETIFLDMHERGTIPDEWLARQIRRIDRTDGDIDTLSKRLAYIRTWTYVAQRKGWVEDESHWRDATRAVEDRLSDALHGALTQRFVDRRTSVLLRRLKQKEAIVADVNETGDVTVEGEFVGRLDGFRFAQDKSASGPEAKALSQASLQALAPHFHLRADRFYNAPDTEIDFTEQGGLMWGTDAVGRLVKGADPLKPQIKAFVDEAAGADVLQKVERRLQHFIDRKIATLFEPLLAISRDEALTGLARGFGFRMVEALGLIPRGEIADDVKALDQDARGALRKHGIRFGQFTIFMPLLLKPAPTRLRLVLWSLYNDLDEFPESPPPGLVTVPAVQVPQGYYTMAGYRAAGARAIRIDMLERLADMLRAKDSRGGFEADPDMLSITGMTLVQFADLMGGLGYKAEPGERPKVKAATAAPEAVPVDAAIAEAGAEVVADNAPEGAIPDEGVAPVASVATEPQAAEDAPAVPETADGDLLPGTTPDEAVERVEAKPEPEIETFYTFTWAGRGNQQRRRDAGAPQARGDAKPGEGRGKPRGEGRDGDRKGGRKPQKGKGKPQRDQGPKTYAAAPAKSGKIDPDNPFAAALMGLKGKE; from the coding sequence ATGGCACAGCCGTCAAGAACCCTCGCGGTTCTGGGCCCCACCAACACCGGCAAGACGCATTATGCGATTGAACGGATGCTGGGCTATCCCACCGGGGTGATCGGCCTGCCGCTGCGCCTTTTGGCGCGCGAGGTCTACGACAAGATCGTCGCGATTCGCGGGCCGTCCGTCGTGGCTTTGGTCACGGGCGAGGAGAGGATCGTGCCGCCACGGGCCAAATACTGGGTCTGCACGGTAGAGGCGATGCCCGAGGGGATGGGCGCGGATTTTGTGGCCATCGACGAGATTCAGCTCTGTGCCGACCCTGAGCGCGGCCATGTCTTTACCGACCGGCTTTTGCGGATGCGCGGCCTGCGCGAGACGCAGTTTCTGGGGGCTGCCGCCATGCGCAGCGTGATCGCAGAGCTTGTGCCAGAGGTGGAATTCATCCCGCGCTCCCGAATGAGCCAGTTGACCTATTCAGGTCCGAAAAAGATAAGTAAGCTGCCGCCACGCACGGCAATCGTCGGATTTTCGGTTGAGAATGTATATGCGATTGCCGAGCTATTACGTCGCCAGAAGGGCGGTGCGGCGGTTGTGATGGGCGCTCTCAGCCCGCGCACACGCAATGCGCAGGTCGATCTCTATCAAAACGGTGAGGTGGATTACCTCGTGGCCACGGATGCCATCGGGATGGGTCTCAATCTCGACATTAACCATGTGGCCTTCTCGGCGCTGGCCAAATTCGACGGACGCCGTATGCGGGCGCTCATGCCCAATGAGCTGGGCCAGATCGCCGGGCGCGCCGGACGGGGCATGTCGAACGGCACGTTTGGCGTGACAGGCGAGGCGCCGGACCTGCCCGAGGATATGGCCCGCGCCATCATGGACCACCGCTTTGCGCCCATCCGCAAACTTGAATGGCGCAGTGCTGCGCTTCAGATGGGCTCGGTCGCGGCCCTCATAAAGTCGCTGGAGGCCAAGCCGGAGCACGAGCTTTTGGCACGCGCCCGAGAGGCGGATGACCTCAATGCGCTACGCAGCCTCTCTGAGGCCCCGGATGTGCGGGACCGCGCCACGAATGGCGCGTCGGTCAAGCTTCTTTGGGACGTGTGCCGCATCCCTGATTTTCGCGGCATCAGCCAGGCCGAACATGCGGGGCTTTTGGAGACGATTTTTCTGGATATGCACGAACGTGGCACGATCCCGGATGAGTGGCTCGCGCGGCAAATTCGTCGGATTGACCGCACCGATGGGGATATCGACACGCTTTCCAAAAGGTTGGCGTATATCCGCACATGGACCTATGTGGCGCAGCGCAAGGGCTGGGTCGAGGATGAAAGCCATTGGCGAGACGCCACGCGCGCTGTAGAAGACCGATTGTCAGACGCATTGCATGGAGCGCTGACCCAAAGATTTGTGGATCGGCGCACCTCCGTGCTCTTGCGCCGGCTCAAGCAGAAGGAAGCCATCGTGGCAGATGTGAATGAGACAGGTGATGTGACGGTCGAGGGCGAATTCGTCGGCCGTTTGGACGGGTTCCGCTTTGCGCAGGATAAATCCGCCAGCGGGCCAGAGGCCAAGGCGCTCAGCCAGGCGAGCCTGCAAGCACTGGCCCCTCATTTCCATCTGCGCGCCGACAGGTTCTACAACGCGCCCGACACGGAGATTGATTTCACCGAGCAGGGGGGCCTCATGTGGGGCACCGATGCGGTGGGCCGTCTGGTCAAGGGCGCAGACCCTTTGAAGCCGCAAATCAAGGCGTTTGTCGATGAGGCAGCGGGCGCGGACGTGCTGCAAAAGGTCGAGCGGCGCTTGCAACATTTCATCGATCGCAAGATCGCGACACTTTTTGAGCCGCTTCTCGCGATCAGCCGGGACGAGGCGCTGACGGGTCTCGCGCGCGGCTTTGGGTTTCGCATGGTTGAGGCGCTCGGGCTTATCCCGCGCGGCGAGATTGCCGATGATGTGAAGGCGCTTGATCAGGACGCGCGGGGTGCTTTGCGCAAGCATGGCATCCGGTTCGGGCAGTTCACGATCTTCATGCCGCTCTTGTTGAAGCCCGCACCGACGCGGCTGCGGCTGGTGCTTTGGTCGCTCTATAATGACCTCGACGAGTTCCCCGAATCTCCTCCCCCCGGTCTGGTGACCGTGCCTGCGGTGCAGGTGCCACAGGGCTATTATACCATGGCGGGCTACCGGGCTGCGGGTGCCCGCGCGATCCGCATTGATATGCTGGAGCGTTTGGCAGACATGCTGCGCGCCAAGGACAGCCGTGGCGGGTTTGAGGCCGATCCTGACATGCTGTCGATCACGGGCATGACGCTTGTGCAGTTTGCCGATCTGATGGGCGGGCTGGGCTACAAGGCCGAGCCTGGCGAACGGCCCAAGGTGAAGGCCGCGACGGCTGCGCCGGAGGCTGTGCCTGTGGACGCGGCGATTGCGGAGGCGGGTGCCGAAGTGGTGGCTGATAATGCACCTGAGGGTGCAATTCCTGATGAAGGCGTGGCCCCTGTGGCCTCTGTGGCCACCGAGCCGCAAGCGGCAGAGGACGCGCCAGCGGTGCCTGAGACAGCGGATGGTGATCTTCTGCCGGGCACGACCCCGGACGAGGCTGTGGAGCGCGTCGAGGCCAAGCCAGAGCCTGAGATTGAGACATTCTATACATTCACATGGGCCGGGCGGGGCAATCAGCAGCGCCGCCGCGACGCAGGCGCGCCGCAGGCGCGGGGCGACGCAAAGCCCGGCGAAGGCCGGGGCAAGCCGCGTGGCGAGGGCCGCGATGGTGACCGCAAGGGCGGGCGCAAGCCGCAAAAGGGCAAGGGCAAGCCACAGCGTGACCAAGGCCCCAAAACCTATGCCGCAGCTCCTGCTAAATCGGGCAAGATCGACCCTGACAATCCCTTCGCCGCCGCGCTGATGGGGCTTAAGGGCAAGGAGTGA
- a CDS encoding RNA-binding S4 domain-containing protein codes for MNGDTTRDATRDTTEGGAEKLRIDKWLWQARFFKTRALAAKVVSGGHVRVNSTRISKPASTVRAGDVLTFAQARIIRVIRVEAIGTRRGPAPEAQTLYTDLSPPPDPATPRDPVPHTPKFEGKGRPTGRDRRKLDLNHRASLD; via the coding sequence GTGAACGGAGATACCACGAGGGATGCGACCCGCGACACCACCGAGGGCGGTGCGGAAAAGCTCCGCATTGACAAGTGGTTATGGCAGGCGCGCTTCTTCAAGACCCGCGCATTGGCCGCCAAAGTGGTGTCAGGCGGGCATGTGCGGGTGAACTCTACGCGCATTTCCAAACCGGCCAGCACCGTGCGCGCAGGCGATGTCCTGACATTTGCTCAGGCGCGCATCATCCGCGTGATCCGTGTGGAGGCCATTGGCACACGGCGTGGCCCCGCCCCCGAGGCACAGACCCTCTATACTGATCTCTCGCCCCCGCCTGATCCCGCCACACCGCGCGACCCTGTTCCACATACCCCCAAATTTGAGGGAAAAGGACGCCCCACAGGTCGCGACAGGCGCAAACTTGACCTCAATCATCGAGCTTCTCTTGATTGA
- the fdxA gene encoding ferredoxin FdxA, with the protein MTYIVTDNCIACKYTDCVEVCPVDCFYEGENMLVIHPDECIDCGVCEPECPADAIRPDTEPDMEKWVEFNRKYSEMWPVIITKKDELPEAADRDGEDGKMEKYFSETPGEGG; encoded by the coding sequence ATGACCTATATCGTCACTGACAACTGCATCGCCTGCAAATACACCGATTGTGTCGAGGTGTGCCCGGTCGATTGTTTCTATGAGGGCGAGAATATGTTGGTCATCCACCCGGATGAGTGCATTGATTGCGGTGTCTGCGAACCGGAATGCCCCGCCGATGCGATCCGCCCGGATACAGAGCCGGACATGGAGAAATGGGTCGAGTTCAACCGCAAATATTCCGAGATGTGGCCGGTGATCATCACCAAGAAGGACGAGCTTCCTGAGGCCGCCGACCGTGATGGCGAAGACGGCAAGATGGAGAAGTATTTCTCTGAAACCCCCGGCGAGGGCGGATGA
- a CDS encoding CarD family transcriptional regulator, which yields MSKSKKSEFRPNDFVVYPAHGVGKIVSVETQEIAGIELELFVISFEKDKMTLRVPTHKATEIGMRTLSSPDTVSRAMTTLKGKAKAKKAMWSRRAQEYEQKINSGDLISIAEVVRDLHRTDDQREQSYSERQLYEAALERLTREVAAVSGDDEVQAAKQVGDVLISRVAAA from the coding sequence ATGAGCAAGTCCAAGAAGTCCGAGTTTCGTCCCAATGATTTCGTGGTCTACCCTGCGCATGGCGTGGGCAAGATCGTTTCCGTCGAGACGCAGGAGATTGCGGGGATCGAGCTGGAGCTTTTTGTGATTTCGTTTGAGAAGGACAAGATGACCCTGCGCGTGCCGACGCATAAGGCCACCGAGATCGGGATGCGCACATTGTCGAGCCCTGACACCGTGTCGCGCGCCATGACCACGCTCAAGGGCAAGGCAAAGGCCAAGAAGGCCATGTGGTCGCGCCGGGCGCAGGAATATGAGCAGAAGATCAACTCGGGTGATCTGATCTCAATCGCGGAGGTGGTTCGCGACCTGCACCGCACCGATGATCAGCGCGAGCAAAGCTACTCCGAGCGGCAGCTTTATGAGGCCGCACTTGAGCGGTTGACCCGTGAAGTGGCGGCTGTGAGCGGCGATGACGAAGTGCAGGCTGCCAAGCAGGTGGGCGATGTTTTGATCTCGCGGGTTGCTGCCGCCTGA
- a CDS encoding adenosylcobinamide-GDP ribazoletransferase — translation MAKNDTSFDPADVLAALQLLTRLPIPGAHMRGAAAAWAYPLAGAVVGALGGVAGVLALWLGLPAALAALIALAAQVIVTGALHEDGLADCADGFWGGWTRERRLEIMKDSQIGSYGVIALVLSLAARGGALWLLFEAGPGTAMAAMVAVGMVSRSVMPALMWALPHARASGLSASVGAAPKGAVIAAAGLATLGALALLGPSALGVLIGAGLAALGLSLIARAKISGQTGDVLGAAQQVAEVTALLILIT, via the coding sequence ATGGCGAAAAACGACACGAGCTTCGATCCCGCCGATGTGCTGGCGGCGCTGCAATTGCTCACGCGCTTGCCGATTCCCGGCGCGCATATGCGCGGTGCGGCGGCGGCCTGGGCCTATCCGCTCGCTGGGGCCGTGGTCGGTGCGCTTGGGGGCGTCGCCGGGGTGCTGGCGCTCTGGCTTGGGCTGCCTGCGGCGCTGGCGGCGCTGATCGCGCTGGCGGCGCAGGTGATCGTGACCGGCGCGCTGCATGAGGACGGGCTGGCCGATTGCGCCGACGGGTTCTGGGGCGGCTGGACGCGGGAGCGGCGGCTGGAAATTATGAAAGACAGCCAGATCGGCAGCTACGGTGTCATTGCTCTGGTGCTGTCGCTGGCGGCGCGCGGCGGTGCGTTATGGCTGCTTTTTGAGGCCGGACCGGGCACAGCCATGGCCGCGATGGTGGCGGTTGGCATGGTGTCGCGCAGCGTGATGCCCGCACTGATGTGGGCGCTGCCCCATGCGCGGGCAAGCGGCCTTTCGGCCTCGGTCGGAGCCGCGCCGAAAGGGGCCGTGATCGCGGCGGCGGGCCTCGCGACCCTTGGGGCGCTGGCGCTATTGGGGCCAAGCGCTCTGGGCGTTTTGATCGGGGCGGGTCTTGCGGCGCTCGGGCTCTCGCTTATCGCGCGCGCCAAGATCTCAGGGCAAACCGGAGATGTCCTGGGGGCCGCACAACAGGTGGCGGAGGTCACAGCGCTCCTGATCTTAATCACATGA
- the cobT gene encoding nicotinate-nucleotide--dimethylbenzimidazole phosphoribosyltransferase → MRMVWQNLTEVEAALDAQTGPDAVAWAGAQARTQSLTKPPGSLGQLEVLAVWYCGWRGDARAKMHAPQIIVFAGNHGITAQGVSAFPPEVTAQMVANFNAGGAAINQLAKLQGARLDVQALDLDRPTQDFTTGPAMDDAELLTALNEGAKAVSGEADLLVVGEMGIGNTTSAAAIAHLLYGGAASDWVGRGTGVDDVGLALKAAVVRAGAARHVGAQGLRILGAVGGRELAAMAGAILQARRLRIPVLLDGFICTAAAACLEAAKPGALDHCMAAHVSAEGGHACLLERIGKTPLMALDMRLGEASGGAVAIGLLRAALACHNGMATFEEAAVSGG, encoded by the coding sequence ATGCGAATGGTTTGGCAAAATCTGACAGAGGTGGAGGCGGCACTGGACGCGCAAACTGGCCCGGATGCGGTGGCGTGGGCGGGTGCACAGGCGCGCACGCAAAGCCTGACCAAGCCACCCGGTTCCTTGGGGCAATTGGAGGTGCTGGCCGTGTGGTATTGCGGCTGGCGTGGCGATGCGCGCGCTAAGATGCACGCGCCGCAAATCATTGTTTTTGCAGGAAACCACGGGATTACCGCGCAAGGTGTGTCTGCATTCCCGCCCGAGGTGACCGCACAGATGGTCGCTAATTTCAACGCGGGCGGTGCGGCGATCAATCAACTGGCCAAGCTTCAAGGCGCGCGGCTGGACGTGCAGGCGCTTGATCTTGACCGGCCCACGCAGGATTTCACCACCGGCCCTGCGATGGACGATGCGGAGCTTCTGACGGCGCTGAACGAAGGGGCGAAGGCGGTCTCGGGCGAGGCTGATCTGCTGGTCGTGGGCGAGATGGGGATTGGTAACACGACGAGTGCCGCCGCGATTGCGCATCTGCTTTACGGCGGTGCGGCGAGCGATTGGGTTGGCCGTGGCACGGGCGTGGATGATGTGGGCCTTGCGCTCAAGGCGGCTGTGGTGCGCGCAGGTGCGGCACGTCACGTGGGGGCGCAGGGCCTGCGCATTCTGGGCGCTGTCGGCGGGCGGGAGCTTGCCGCGATGGCCGGGGCAATTTTGCAGGCGCGGCGCTTGAGAATTCCGGTGCTTCTGGACGGGTTCATCTGCACCGCTGCCGCGGCCTGTCTGGAGGCGGCTAAACCGGGCGCGCTCGATCACTGCATGGCGGCGCATGTAAGCGCCGAAGGCGGGCACGCATGTCTGCTGGAGCGGATTGGAAAAACGCCTCTTATGGCGCTCGATATGCGGCTTGGTGAGGCATCGGGGGGGGCGGTCGCCATAGGCCTTTTGCGCGCGGCACTCGCGTGTCACAACGGTATGGCCACATTTGAAGAAGCCGCAGTCAGCGGCGGCTAA